Proteins encoded within one genomic window of Mycolicibacterium aubagnense:
- the mycP gene encoding type VII secretion-associated serine protease mycosin produces the protein MRRLAAVAAALLLAVASAPPALAIEPPAIDPGAVPPDDTGPDQPMEQRKICSGPTVLPNTNFADKPWAADYLHLAEAQKFATGAGVTVAVIDTGVNASPRVPAEPGGDFVDKGGNGLSDCDAHGTLTASIIAGRPAPTDAFIGVAPDARILSLRQTSEAFQPKDSRSDPNDPNTTQTAGSLRSLARAIVHAANLGAQVINISEAACYKVTRAINETAVGSAIAYAVNVKNAVVVVAAGNTGQDCTQNPPPDASVPSDPRGWKQVQTIVSPAWYSPLVLTVGGIGPQGQPSNFSMSGPWVGAAAPAEGATALGYDGNPVNALTGQDGPIPINGTSFAAAYVSGLAALLRQRFPDLTAAQIVTRITATARHPGGGVDNYVGAGVVDPVAALTWDVPAGPKQAPYQVKSIPPPVYIPPPDRGPITMVVVAGAALILLLGLGAVTRRALRRR, from the coding sequence GTGCGTCGTCTAGCCGCCGTCGCTGCGGCGTTGCTGCTGGCTGTCGCCAGCGCCCCGCCCGCCCTGGCCATCGAACCGCCGGCCATCGACCCGGGCGCCGTCCCGCCCGATGACACCGGCCCCGATCAGCCCATGGAGCAGCGCAAGATTTGCTCCGGGCCGACCGTGCTGCCCAACACAAACTTCGCCGACAAGCCGTGGGCGGCCGACTATCTGCACCTGGCGGAGGCACAGAAGTTCGCGACGGGAGCGGGCGTCACCGTCGCGGTCATCGACACCGGTGTCAACGCCTCGCCCCGGGTGCCCGCCGAGCCGGGGGGCGACTTCGTCGACAAGGGCGGCAACGGCCTGTCTGACTGCGATGCCCACGGCACCCTGACCGCGTCGATCATCGCCGGCCGCCCGGCGCCGACGGACGCGTTCATCGGCGTCGCCCCCGACGCCCGCATCCTGTCGCTGCGCCAGACCTCCGAGGCGTTCCAGCCGAAGGACTCTCGCAGCGATCCCAACGACCCGAACACCACTCAGACCGCGGGGTCGCTGCGCAGCCTGGCCCGCGCCATCGTGCACGCGGCCAACTTGGGTGCGCAGGTCATCAACATCTCGGAAGCCGCCTGCTACAAGGTGACCCGGGCCATCAACGAGACGGCCGTGGGTTCGGCCATCGCATATGCGGTGAACGTCAAGAACGCCGTCGTCGTCGTGGCAGCCGGCAACACCGGCCAGGACTGCACCCAGAACCCGCCGCCGGACGCATCTGTGCCGTCGGACCCCAGGGGCTGGAAGCAGGTGCAGACCATCGTCTCGCCGGCCTGGTATTCGCCGCTGGTGCTGACCGTCGGCGGCATCGGGCCGCAGGGCCAGCCGAGCAACTTCTCGATGTCCGGCCCGTGGGTCGGTGCCGCCGCGCCGGCCGAGGGCGCCACTGCTCTGGGCTACGACGGCAATCCGGTCAATGCACTGACCGGGCAGGACGGCCCCATCCCGATCAACGGCACGTCGTTCGCCGCGGCATACGTCTCGGGTCTGGCCGCCCTGCTGCGGCAGCGCTTCCCGGACCTGACCGCCGCACAGATCGTCACCCGCATCACCGCGACGGCGCGGCACCCCGGTGGGGGAGTGGACAACTACGTCGGCGCGGGTGTCGTCGACCCGGTGGCAGCGCTGACCTGGGACGTTCCCGCCGGCCCGAAGCAGGCGCCCTACCAGGTCAAGAGCATCCCGCCGCCGGTGTACATCCCGCCGCCTGACCGCGGACCCATCACGATGGTCGTGGTGGCCGGCGCTGCGCTGATCCTCCTGCTCGGCCTGGGTGCGGTGACCCGCCGCGCGTTGAGGCGCCGATGA
- a CDS encoding DeoR/GlpR family DNA-binding transcription regulator: MYAEERQQAIAARVLADGRASVNELAEAYDVTTETVRRDLDVLDKAGVVRRVHGGAVPARTLHLVEQGVVQRDSTQTQQKAAIAAAATALLPATGGTVLIDAGTTTARIAELIPTDRDLVIITNSIPAAAKLTSNPTVSLQLLGGRVRSLTQAVVGEQALRTLDSLRVDIAFLGTNGISARHGFSTPDSDEAAIKRAMVRCANHVVVTADSSKFGHEDLVSFAPLSAVRTVVTDNEIRDHERRQLVDAGVDVICAEAGS; encoded by the coding sequence ATGTACGCGGAAGAGCGGCAGCAAGCCATCGCCGCGCGAGTCCTCGCCGACGGCCGCGCCTCGGTCAACGAACTGGCCGAGGCCTACGACGTCACCACCGAAACCGTGCGCCGCGACCTCGATGTCCTGGACAAGGCCGGCGTCGTCCGCCGGGTGCACGGGGGAGCGGTGCCCGCCCGGACCCTGCACCTGGTGGAGCAGGGCGTGGTCCAGCGCGACTCCACCCAGACCCAGCAGAAGGCCGCGATCGCTGCCGCTGCGACCGCGTTGCTGCCCGCCACCGGCGGGACGGTGCTGATCGACGCCGGCACCACGACCGCGCGCATCGCCGAACTCATCCCCACCGACCGCGACCTCGTGATCATCACGAACTCGATCCCCGCGGCCGCGAAGCTGACGTCCAACCCGACGGTCTCCCTGCAGCTGCTCGGCGGCCGGGTCCGCAGCCTCACCCAGGCCGTGGTGGGGGAGCAGGCCCTGCGGACGCTGGACTCCCTCCGGGTCGACATCGCCTTCCTCGGCACCAACGGCATCAGCGCCCGGCACGGCTTCTCCACCCCGGACAGCGACGAAGCCGCTATCAAACGCGCCATGGTCCGGTGCGCCAACCACGTTGTGGTGACCGCAGATTCGAGCAAGTTCGGCCACGAAGACCTGGTCAGTTTCGCACCGCTGTCGGCGGTGCGAACCGTCGTCACCGACAACGAGATTCGCGACCACGAGCGCCGACAACTCGTCGACGCCGGCGTCGACGTCATCTGCGCCGAGGCCGGCTCATGA
- the pfkB gene encoding 1-phosphofructokinase, with amino-acid sequence MIVTVTLNPSLDRTLTLDEPLTRGAVHRLTPVSTEPGGKGVNVSRALTQNGVATVALLPAADHDPILAGLRTRGVPFHNIDISGTVRSNLTITENDGTTTKLNEPGANLGDTDLAALTAAVCDHAARATWVVLSGSLPPGVPDTWYADIVAQLAGLPCRVAVDTSERPLTALAAGFSTAAPDLIKPNSEELAWLTGRSAQDLEEAAAQCNPLPVVSAAQQLVARGAGTVLVTLGGAGAVLVDHDGTWAATAPSIVPRSTVGAGDASLAGYLAATIAGAPPAERLQTAVAYGSAAAALPGSALPNPEQIDVKAVRVQAVTSVSAPL; translated from the coding sequence ATGATCGTCACCGTCACCCTGAACCCAAGCCTGGACCGCACCCTCACCCTCGACGAGCCACTGACCAGGGGCGCCGTGCACCGCCTCACCCCCGTGTCCACCGAGCCAGGAGGCAAGGGCGTCAACGTATCTCGCGCGCTGACGCAAAATGGTGTCGCCACCGTGGCGCTGTTGCCGGCCGCCGACCACGACCCGATCCTGGCCGGGCTGCGGACCCGCGGGGTGCCGTTTCACAACATCGACATCTCCGGCACCGTGCGCAGCAATCTGACCATCACCGAAAACGACGGCACCACAACCAAACTCAATGAACCCGGGGCCAACCTCGGGGACACCGACCTGGCCGCACTGACCGCCGCCGTCTGCGATCACGCTGCCCGGGCGACCTGGGTGGTGCTGTCCGGATCACTACCGCCCGGGGTGCCTGACACCTGGTACGCCGACATCGTGGCCCAGCTGGCGGGGCTGCCCTGCCGCGTCGCGGTCGACACCTCCGAACGTCCGCTGACGGCGCTGGCCGCAGGCTTCTCCACCGCGGCGCCGGATCTGATCAAGCCCAACTCCGAGGAACTCGCGTGGCTGACCGGCCGCTCCGCACAGGATCTGGAAGAGGCTGCCGCCCAGTGCAATCCGTTGCCCGTGGTCTCCGCGGCGCAACAACTCGTCGCCCGCGGGGCCGGCACCGTACTCGTCACCCTCGGCGGCGCGGGCGCAGTCCTGGTCGACCACGACGGGACCTGGGCCGCGACCGCGCCGTCGATCGTGCCGCGCAGCACCGTCGGGGCGGGTGACGCGTCGCTCGCGGGCTATCTCGCCGCCACCATCGCGGGCGCTCCGCCGGCCGAACGACTCCAGACGGCCGTCGCCTACGGCAGCGCAGCTGCGGCCCTACCTGGTTCCGCACTGCCCAACCCAGAGCAGATCGATGTGAAAGCCGTTCGGGTACAGGCCGTCACGTCAGTGTCAGCACCTCTCTGA
- a CDS encoding HPr family phosphocarrier protein, giving the protein MPSKTVTVGSAIGLHARPAAVISEAVVTSGAQVTLAVDGGEPVDAGSALMIMTLGAGNGAQVTVASDDETALAVVADLVAQDLDA; this is encoded by the coding sequence ATGCCCAGCAAGACCGTCACCGTCGGATCCGCCATCGGCCTGCACGCCCGTCCGGCCGCCGTCATCTCCGAGGCCGTCGTCACTTCCGGCGCCCAGGTGACCCTGGCGGTCGACGGCGGTGAACCCGTGGACGCCGGTTCGGCACTCATGATCATGACGCTCGGGGCCGGCAACGGAGCCCAGGTGACCGTGGCATCCGACGACGAAACCGCCCTCGCCGTGGTCGCTGACCTGGTGGCGCAGGACCTCGACGCCTGA
- the ptsP gene encoding phosphoenolpyruvate--protein phosphotransferase codes for MNATSVSPSPLTADVESSGLPVVLRGVPAVGGVRYAPVLWPGARPAPDAGEVAVELGEPERAGERARFAAASLTVADRLRSRAARATGAAAEVLATTATLAQDRAWTAAIDKRIADGLPAVRALAATADQFVEMFTRMGGLMAERVADLRDIRDRVIAELRGLPEPGVPVPDVPSVLCAEDLAPADTAGLDPHLVVALVTSLGGPTSHTAIIARQLGIPCVVAVQDLAQVRPGAMVLVDGTRGTVTVEPDAGAAAEAVARARREAELADSWRGPGATADGHRVAVLANVQDGAAAHAAASTPAEGIGLFRTELCFLNRDLEPSVGEQAQIYGEVLAAFPERKVVVRTLDAGSDKPLRFAGHPDEANPALGVRGIRIAQGNPDLLTRQLQAIADAAAATGQRPWVMAPMIATPAEAKAFAAQVRSFGLTPGVMIEVPAAALLADRILRHVDFLSIGTNDLTQYTMAADRMSADLATLSDPWQPAVLALVHSAARAGADQGKPVGVCGEAAADPALACVLVGLGVTSLSTAAAAVRAVGAALAGVTLDQCRSAADAALAAESSDVARSAAIAALATR; via the coding sequence ATGAATGCGACATCTGTGAGCCCGTCGCCGCTGACGGCCGACGTCGAATCCAGCGGCCTCCCAGTCGTCTTGCGCGGGGTGCCCGCCGTCGGCGGAGTGCGGTACGCGCCAGTGCTGTGGCCGGGGGCGCGTCCCGCGCCCGACGCCGGTGAGGTTGCCGTTGAGCTGGGAGAACCGGAACGCGCGGGGGAGCGGGCGCGCTTCGCGGCCGCCTCGTTGACAGTCGCGGATCGCCTGCGGAGCAGGGCCGCGCGAGCCACCGGAGCGGCAGCGGAGGTCCTGGCCACGACCGCGACCCTGGCGCAGGACCGGGCCTGGACTGCGGCGATCGACAAGCGCATCGCCGACGGCCTCCCCGCGGTACGCGCACTGGCCGCGACGGCGGACCAGTTCGTGGAGATGTTCACCCGGATGGGCGGATTGATGGCCGAGCGGGTCGCCGACCTCCGGGATATCCGGGATCGGGTGATCGCCGAACTACGTGGACTCCCTGAGCCCGGGGTGCCGGTGCCGGACGTGCCTTCGGTGCTGTGCGCCGAAGATCTGGCGCCGGCCGACACCGCCGGGCTGGACCCGCACCTGGTGGTGGCGCTGGTGACGAGCCTGGGTGGGCCGACCAGCCACACCGCGATCATCGCTCGTCAACTCGGCATCCCGTGCGTCGTGGCGGTGCAGGATCTTGCGCAGGTGCGGCCAGGGGCGATGGTGCTGGTGGACGGCACTCGCGGCACCGTGACGGTCGAGCCCGACGCGGGTGCGGCCGCCGAGGCGGTGGCGCGCGCACGCCGGGAAGCCGAGCTCGCCGACAGCTGGCGCGGTCCGGGCGCCACCGCCGACGGACATCGGGTCGCCGTGCTCGCCAATGTGCAGGACGGCGCCGCTGCGCACGCCGCGGCCAGTACCCCGGCGGAGGGGATCGGCCTGTTCCGGACCGAATTGTGCTTCCTGAACCGGGATCTCGAACCGAGCGTCGGCGAGCAGGCCCAGATCTACGGCGAGGTGCTGGCGGCGTTCCCGGAGCGCAAGGTGGTCGTGCGCACCCTCGACGCGGGCTCGGACAAACCGCTGCGATTCGCCGGGCATCCCGATGAGGCCAATCCGGCCCTGGGGGTCCGCGGCATCCGGATCGCCCAGGGAAACCCGGACCTGCTGACCCGTCAGCTGCAGGCGATCGCCGATGCGGCCGCGGCAACGGGCCAGCGCCCGTGGGTGATGGCGCCCATGATCGCAACGCCGGCGGAAGCGAAAGCCTTTGCGGCGCAGGTCCGCTCCTTCGGTCTGACGCCCGGCGTGATGATCGAGGTGCCCGCCGCCGCGCTGTTGGCCGATCGGATACTGCGGCACGTCGACTTCCTGTCGATCGGCACCAACGATCTGACGCAGTACACCATGGCCGCCGACCGAATGTCGGCCGACCTGGCGACGCTGAGCGACCCGTGGCAGCCGGCGGTGCTGGCGCTGGTGCATTCGGCGGCCAGGGCCGGTGCGGACCAGGGCAAGCCTGTCGGGGTGTGCGGAGAGGCAGCGGCGGACCCGGCGCTGGCGTGCGTGCTGGTCGGTTTGGGTGTCACGTCGCTGTCGACGGCGGCTGCCGCGGTGCGGGCGGTGGGGGCCGCGCTGGCGGGGGTGACGCTCGACCAATGCCGGTCGGCGGCGGACGCCGCCCTGGCGGCGGAGTCGTCGGACGTGGCGCGCAGCGCTGCCATTGCCGCCCTGGCGACGCGCTGA
- a CDS encoding pirin family protein has product MPAITADTISLPRIAPAAPSDTERPVRSITTGPRGYEGEGFPVVRAFAGVSQADLDPFVHLDQMGEVEYEPGEPKGTDWHPHRGFETVTYMIDGRFAHQDSHGGGGLITDGATQWMTAGSGILHIETPPAELVESGGLFHGLQLWVNLPKKDKFAAPRYQAIEGTDVTLLSSDDGGALVRVIAGEIGDATGPGGTHTPITMAHATIAPGARLDVPWNRKFNALVYILSGRGTVGPVGHPIHQGQLAVLGPGDRISVAADEGQDSNRPALEVLLLGGQPIREPVFHYGPFVMNSKSELIEAFEDFQSGKFGAIPPNALKPHRSGRIA; this is encoded by the coding sequence ATGCCTGCTATCACCGCTGACACGATCAGCTTGCCGCGTATTGCTCCTGCTGCGCCGAGCGACACAGAACGCCCGGTGCGGTCCATCACGACCGGCCCCCGTGGCTACGAGGGCGAAGGATTCCCGGTGGTTCGTGCCTTCGCCGGGGTCAGCCAGGCGGACCTCGACCCGTTCGTCCATCTGGACCAAATGGGTGAGGTCGAGTACGAGCCGGGTGAACCGAAGGGCACCGACTGGCACCCGCACCGCGGGTTCGAGACGGTCACCTACATGATCGACGGCCGCTTCGCGCACCAGGATTCACACGGTGGCGGCGGCCTGATCACCGACGGCGCCACGCAGTGGATGACCGCGGGCTCGGGCATCCTGCACATCGAGACGCCACCGGCCGAACTCGTCGAGAGCGGCGGACTGTTCCACGGCCTGCAGTTGTGGGTGAACCTGCCCAAGAAGGACAAGTTCGCCGCGCCCCGGTACCAGGCCATCGAGGGGACCGACGTCACCCTGCTGTCGTCCGACGACGGCGGCGCGCTGGTGCGCGTCATCGCCGGTGAGATCGGTGACGCCACAGGGCCAGGCGGGACGCACACGCCGATCACCATGGCGCACGCCACTATTGCGCCCGGAGCACGACTGGATGTGCCGTGGAACCGCAAGTTCAACGCGCTGGTCTACATCTTGTCCGGACGCGGCACCGTCGGACCTGTCGGACACCCCATCCACCAGGGCCAGCTCGCGGTGCTCGGCCCGGGGGACCGGATCAGCGTCGCGGCCGACGAGGGGCAGGACTCCAACCGGCCCGCGCTCGAGGTGCTGTTGCTCGGCGGCCAGCCGATCCGTGAACCGGTGTTCCACTACGGGCCGTTCGTCATGAACTCCAAGTCGGAACTCATCGAGGCATTCGAGGACTTCCAGTCCGGCAAGTTCGGCGCGATCCCGCCGAATGCGTTGAAGCCACACCGGTCCGGGCGCATCGCCTAA
- a CDS encoding PTS fructose transporter subunit IIABC, translated as MPIITSDLVALDVDAGPDKQNVIELLASRMAATGRATNGDGLVEAALARESQSATGLPGGIAIPHCRSPHVDEPTIGFARLVPAVPFGAPDGPADLAFLIAAPESGGTEHMKLLSSLARALVRKDFVEQLRAAGTDAEVVALVEGVVSPIPAAPAAPPVPAAPAPTAEPTPTTSVIAITACPTGIAHTYMAADALKLAADRAGVTFRVETQGSSGSTPLSAETIAAADAVIFATDVGVKDKQRFAGKPVVASGVKRAINEPDAMIAEAVAAATDPQAARVSGETTATAPTDTRSGLGWGTRLRQILLTGVSYMIPFVAAGGLLIALGFLFAGYEVANKPAGQSDSLAHIIVTTNSLTNLPAGGLLQYLGAAMFTLGGLAFGFLVPALAGYISFAIADRPGIAPGFTAGAVAVTVGGGFIGGIVGGLIAGFAALWIGSFKVPQWFRGLMPVVVIPLGASLIVGLSMFLLLGRPLAAVTAGLTHWLGSMSGNSLILLGVILGLMMCFDLGGPVNKAAYAFAAAGLNMSDVASLRIMAAVMAAGMVPPLAMALASAVRPRLFTEPERENGRAAWLLGACFITEGAIPFAAADPLRVIPSMMFGGAVTGALVMTFDVTSKAPHGGIFVFFAIDHLVWFVVAVLVGAVCSALAVIVAKSAGRALPPADTTAALQPAGR; from the coding sequence ATGCCGATCATCACCTCCGACCTCGTCGCACTCGACGTCGACGCCGGTCCCGACAAACAGAATGTGATCGAACTGCTGGCCTCCCGAATGGCCGCGACAGGCCGCGCCACCAACGGAGATGGACTCGTCGAGGCCGCCCTGGCGCGCGAATCCCAGTCCGCCACCGGCCTTCCCGGCGGCATCGCGATCCCACATTGCCGGTCGCCCCATGTCGACGAGCCGACCATCGGTTTCGCCCGCTTGGTACCCGCCGTCCCGTTCGGCGCCCCCGACGGGCCCGCCGACCTCGCGTTCCTGATCGCGGCCCCCGAATCCGGTGGCACCGAGCACATGAAGCTGCTGTCCAGCCTGGCGCGGGCCCTCGTCCGCAAAGACTTCGTCGAACAGTTGCGGGCCGCGGGGACCGATGCCGAGGTGGTCGCGCTCGTCGAAGGTGTGGTCAGCCCGATACCGGCGGCTCCGGCCGCGCCCCCGGTCCCCGCGGCGCCCGCTCCGACCGCCGAACCCACGCCTACGACCTCCGTCATCGCAATCACCGCCTGTCCCACCGGAATTGCCCACACCTACATGGCCGCCGACGCGCTGAAACTCGCCGCGGACCGCGCTGGGGTGACTTTCCGCGTCGAAACCCAGGGGTCGTCCGGGTCCACCCCACTGTCGGCAGAGACCATCGCCGCGGCCGATGCGGTCATCTTCGCCACCGACGTCGGGGTCAAGGACAAGCAGCGGTTCGCCGGCAAGCCCGTCGTCGCCTCCGGCGTCAAGCGCGCCATCAACGAACCTGACGCCATGATCGCCGAAGCCGTTGCGGCGGCCACAGATCCGCAAGCTGCCCGGGTATCGGGGGAGACCACGGCCACCGCCCCCACCGACACCCGCAGCGGATTGGGCTGGGGCACGCGACTGCGCCAGATCCTGCTGACCGGCGTCAGCTACATGATCCCGTTCGTAGCGGCGGGCGGCCTGTTGATCGCGCTGGGCTTCCTCTTCGCGGGCTACGAGGTCGCCAACAAGCCTGCCGGACAGTCGGATTCGCTGGCCCACATCATCGTCACCACCAACTCACTGACCAACCTGCCCGCCGGCGGACTGCTGCAATACCTCGGTGCCGCGATGTTTACGCTGGGCGGTCTCGCGTTCGGATTCCTGGTCCCGGCGCTCGCCGGGTACATCTCGTTCGCCATCGCCGACCGTCCCGGTATCGCACCGGGTTTCACGGCAGGCGCGGTGGCCGTCACCGTTGGCGGTGGGTTCATCGGCGGCATCGTCGGTGGCCTCATCGCCGGGTTCGCCGCGCTGTGGATCGGCTCTTTCAAAGTGCCGCAGTGGTTCCGTGGCCTCATGCCCGTGGTGGTGATCCCGCTGGGGGCCTCGCTGATCGTCGGCCTGTCCATGTTCCTGTTGCTGGGCCGTCCACTGGCTGCCGTCACCGCAGGCCTGACCCACTGGCTCGGCAGCATGTCCGGCAACTCACTGATCCTGCTGGGCGTCATCCTCGGCCTGATGATGTGCTTCGACCTGGGCGGGCCCGTCAACAAGGCCGCCTACGCCTTCGCCGCCGCCGGGCTGAACATGTCTGACGTGGCGTCGCTGCGGATCATGGCCGCTGTCATGGCCGCCGGGATGGTGCCGCCCCTGGCCATGGCGCTGGCGTCGGCCGTGCGACCTCGGCTGTTCACCGAACCTGAGCGCGAAAATGGCCGCGCCGCCTGGCTTCTCGGCGCCTGCTTCATCACCGAGGGCGCCATCCCGTTCGCCGCGGCCGACCCGCTACGGGTGATCCCGTCGATGATGTTCGGCGGCGCCGTCACCGGGGCCCTGGTGATGACATTCGACGTGACCTCCAAGGCTCCGCACGGCGGCATCTTCGTCTTCTTCGCCATCGACCACCTCGTCTGGTTCGTCGTGGCCGTCCTCGTCGGGGCCGTCTGCAGTGCCCTGGCGGTCATCGTCGCCAAGAGCGCGGGCCGGGCGCTCCCGCCGGCCGACACCACCGCAGCCCTGCAGCCCGCCGGCCGCTGA
- a CDS encoding HNH endonuclease signature motif containing protein, whose product MFEVLVLETREVDDASLIDSMTSATRTEAQNAARRLAAIAELTHRRCIDHEDRDLWACDGWDAAASEIGAALTINRWQAASHMHLALTLRDRLPKVGALLAAGDLSLALVTLICWHTELVHDPATLALIDTAMAGAAREWGPLSKADTIRQIDHWIQKFDPAAVRRTRNAVRGRDVEFGKPGDPAGVTSVWALLLATDAALLERTLTAMAHEVCDDDPRTLGQRRADALGVLAARGDRLPCHCTNPDCPAAGADPRAATVIIHVLTDAAPHPVSDPLLDTPDATPPITTHTAVAEALAPTPEPAPAVDQSAVGYLPSGTVIPAVLLADLAARGATVKTVITPQVPADGQPHYRPSTALDRYVRMRDLTCMHPGCDHPAADADLDHTIAWPAGPTHPGNLTPKCRKHHLVKTFYTGTTGWHTHQNPDGTIAWTAPTGHTYTTVPGSRILFPDKHFPTGPPPPPTAATTSDQPGRDLMMPTRRRTRTDARTRHTRHERALNWTELLESAPTPEAKRQLAQQLINGDSSPPF is encoded by the coding sequence ATGTTCGAAGTATTGGTCCTCGAGACCAGGGAAGTTGACGACGCTTCCCTGATCGACTCGATGACCAGCGCCACCCGGACCGAAGCCCAAAACGCCGCCCGCCGACTGGCCGCCATCGCCGAACTCACCCACCGCCGCTGCATCGACCACGAAGATCGCGACCTGTGGGCCTGCGACGGCTGGGACGCCGCGGCCAGCGAAATCGGCGCCGCCTTGACCATCAATCGCTGGCAGGCCGCCAGCCACATGCACCTCGCCCTGACCCTGCGCGACCGTCTCCCGAAGGTCGGCGCCCTCCTCGCCGCCGGCGACCTGTCATTGGCGTTGGTCACCCTGATCTGCTGGCACACCGAACTCGTCCACGACCCCGCTACCCTCGCCCTCATCGACACCGCCATGGCCGGCGCCGCCCGCGAATGGGGTCCCCTGTCCAAAGCCGACACGATCCGGCAGATCGACCACTGGATCCAGAAATTCGACCCCGCCGCCGTGCGCCGCACCCGCAACGCCGTCCGCGGCCGCGACGTCGAGTTCGGCAAGCCCGGCGACCCCGCCGGGGTCACATCCGTGTGGGCCCTGCTGCTGGCCACCGACGCCGCACTACTCGAACGCACCCTCACCGCCATGGCCCACGAGGTCTGCGATGACGATCCCCGCACCCTCGGCCAGCGCCGCGCCGACGCCTTGGGCGTCCTGGCCGCCCGCGGCGACCGGCTGCCCTGCCACTGCACCAACCCCGACTGCCCCGCCGCCGGCGCCGACCCCCGCGCCGCCACGGTCATCATCCACGTCTTGACCGACGCCGCGCCGCACCCGGTCAGCGACCCACTGCTCGACACCCCCGACGCCACCCCGCCAATCACTACGCACACTGCGGTCGCCGAGGCCCTGGCACCGACGCCCGAGCCCGCACCCGCCGTCGACCAGAGCGCGGTCGGCTACCTGCCCAGCGGGACCGTCATCCCTGCCGTGCTGCTGGCCGACCTCGCCGCCCGCGGCGCCACCGTCAAAACGGTAATCACTCCCCAGGTTCCGGCCGACGGACAACCCCACTACCGGCCATCCACCGCGCTCGACCGCTACGTCCGGATGCGGGACCTGACCTGCATGCACCCCGGCTGCGACCACCCCGCCGCCGACGCCGACCTCGACCACACCATCGCGTGGCCCGCCGGCCCGACCCACCCCGGCAACCTGACCCCCAAATGCCGCAAACACCACCTGGTCAAAACCTTCTACACCGGCACCACCGGATGGCACACCCACCAAAATCCCGACGGCACCATCGCCTGGACCGCACCCACCGGCCACACCTACACCACCGTGCCCGGCAGCCGAATCCTATTCCCCGACAAACACTTCCCCACCGGGCCGCCACCACCACCGACCGCGGCAACCACCAGCGACCAACCCGGCCGCGACCTCATGATGCCCACCCGCCGCCGCACCCGCACCGACGCGCGCACCCGGCACACCCGGCACGAACGCGCGCTCAACTGGACCGAACTACTCGAATCCGCACCAACCCCCGAAGCCAAACGCCAACTTGCCCAACAACTCATCAACGGCGACAGCTCCCCACCTTTCTGA